One part of the uncultured Bacteroides sp. genome encodes these proteins:
- a CDS encoding glycosyltransferase 87 family protein: MNRREPSFINNLLFRDYRFIFLVWIITSIVCGVLKYTRGSYNNFSIFKNLFWHAIHQLPLYEHYPKEYSDVTHYGVFFSSVIFPFALVPDIIGVILWVTLSTWFLFYAIKRLPLSRNEHLFVYLFCIMELFNSLASQQFNVGIAAILIFSFFLIEHKTDFWAAFFIMLGTFTKLYGIMGLAFIPFSRNKKRFLSSCLFWSVIMFFFPMLYTSPDYVLTQYHSWIIDLIEKNSLNQFAYYQNISLLGMVRKISGCSTYSDLWLIIPGIILFCLPFLRVKQYRSQSFKLMILASTLLFVVLFSTASESGTYIIAMIGIALWYVKTPSQSTSLNLTLLIFAFFLTGLSSSDLFPVEVRKTFIFPFALKSLPCFIIWLKITYELCFLNFCLKEGIPRAEEDRMLVPNDNNEIDIVLPCYNPPTNWQETLHENIKQVFKYFPDKVFHIIVVNDGSSINMDEAEIEKFKTIMPKAQLISYPEHRGKGYAVRKGAEYACSSLMIYIDWDFPYDKESMRAVFEKLEEGYDITVATRTNSYFPNTDLNTIRTYISVLTRILNWIVLGIRYSDVRRGFKGMNRKGKDLLLKTQINHFLFDTEFVYLASRKRYMHICSTKAKLRENAGFTFMNITAFGREITNFIRIAVK; this comes from the coding sequence ATGAATAGAAGAGAACCTTCATTTATTAACAATCTCTTATTTAGAGATTATCGTTTTATATTTCTAGTATGGATTATTACATCTATAGTATGCGGAGTTTTAAAATATACAAGAGGATCTTATAATAACTTCAGTATATTTAAAAATCTGTTTTGGCATGCTATTCATCAATTGCCTCTTTACGAACATTACCCCAAAGAATACTCTGATGTTACTCATTATGGAGTATTTTTCAGCTCTGTAATTTTCCCTTTTGCTCTCGTACCAGATATAATAGGTGTTATTTTATGGGTAACACTTAGTACCTGGTTTTTATTTTATGCAATAAAAAGGTTACCACTTAGCAGGAATGAGCATTTATTCGTATATCTTTTCTGTATTATGGAGCTATTTAACTCTTTGGCTTCACAGCAGTTCAATGTTGGAATAGCTGCTATTCTTATTTTCTCTTTTTTTCTGATAGAGCACAAAACGGATTTCTGGGCAGCATTTTTTATTATGCTGGGGACTTTTACCAAATTATATGGAATTATGGGACTAGCTTTTATTCCATTCTCCAGGAATAAAAAAAGATTTCTGTCTTCTTGCCTATTTTGGAGTGTAATTATGTTCTTTTTCCCAATGCTTTATACTTCACCAGATTATGTACTGACGCAATATCATTCATGGATAATTGATCTCATAGAAAAGAATAGTCTGAACCAGTTCGCATATTATCAAAATATATCATTACTGGGTATGGTTAGAAAAATAAGCGGTTGTAGTACTTACTCTGACCTTTGGCTGATTATTCCAGGTATTATACTATTCTGTTTGCCATTCTTACGAGTAAAACAATACCGTTCTCAGAGTTTTAAATTAATGATATTAGCTTCAACATTACTTTTTGTTGTATTGTTTAGTACTGCAAGTGAATCTGGCACGTACATTATTGCTATGATAGGAATAGCACTTTGGTACGTAAAAACACCTTCACAATCAACGTCATTAAATCTAACTCTTTTAATCTTTGCTTTTTTCCTGACAGGACTTTCAAGCAGCGACTTATTCCCTGTTGAAGTAAGAAAAACATTCATTTTTCCATTTGCTCTAAAGTCTTTACCTTGTTTCATCATTTGGCTTAAGATTACCTACGAGCTATGTTTTCTTAATTTCTGTCTGAAAGAAGGAATTCCAAGAGCCGAAGAAGATCGTATGTTAGTTCCAAATGATAATAATGAGATAGATATTGTATTGCCTTGTTATAACCCACCAACAAATTGGCAAGAAACGCTGCATGAGAACATTAAGCAAGTATTTAAATATTTTCCGGATAAGGTTTTTCATATTATTGTAGTCAATGATGGCTCATCTATAAATATGGACGAAGCGGAAATAGAAAAGTTCAAAACTATCATGCCTAAAGCTCAGTTAATCAGTTATCCCGAACATAGAGGAAAAGGTTATGCCGTTAGAAAGGGAGCTGAATACGCCTGTTCTTCTCTGATGATATATATTGACTGGGATTTTCCGTATGACAAAGAAAGCATGAGGGCTGTTTTCGAAAAGCTTGAAGAGGGATATGATATTACTGTAGCTACAAGAACCAACAGTTATTTTCCGAATACTGATCTAAATACGATACGTACCTACATTTCTGTCTTAACAAGAATATTAAACTGGATAGTTTTGGGAATAAGATATAGCGATGTACGAAGAGGATTCAAAGGAATGAATCGTAAAGGTAAAGATCTTCTTTTAAAAACTCAGATTAATCATTTTCTTTTTGATACAGAGTTTGTCTATTTGGCATCAAGGAAACGATATATGCACATCTGCAGTACCAAAGCAAAATTAAGAGAGAATGCAGGTTTTACCTTTATGAATATAACTGCTTTTGGTAGAGAGATAACCAACTTTATTCGAATTGCAGTGAAATAA
- the dinB gene encoding DNA polymerase IV produces the protein MEERKIIHIDMDAFYASVEQRDHPEWRGRPLAVGHEEERGVVATASYEARRYGIHSAMSSVKAKKLCSELIFAPLRMTVYKSVSAQIHQIFHEYTDIIEPISLDEAFLDVTENKKGIDLAIDIAKEIKQRIKEETGLTASAGVSYNKFLAKVASEHRKPDGLCTIHPHKAQEFIDKLPIESFWGVGKVTAKKMHALGIHNGALLRMSTPDFLTLQFGKAGMLYYNFAHGIDQRAVESERERKSVGCETTFEHDLEINSSIIIELYHVAQELIQRLEKSGFKGYTLTLKIKFNDFTQKTRSISEDHPLTTLKEILPLAKELLKGVDLANHPIRLLGLSVSNPWEEIDSRGYKQLLFKFK, from the coding sequence ATAGAAGAGCGAAAAATAATCCATATTGACATGGATGCCTTTTATGCCTCAGTTGAGCAAAGGGATCATCCTGAGTGGAGGGGCAGACCTCTTGCTGTGGGCCATGAAGAAGAACGTGGTGTTGTAGCTACAGCTAGTTATGAAGCTCGTCGTTATGGTATTCATTCTGCAATGTCATCCGTAAAGGCTAAAAAGCTTTGCTCCGAACTAATATTTGCTCCATTGCGCATGACTGTTTACAAGTCTGTTTCTGCACAAATACATCAGATTTTTCACGAATACACAGACATCATAGAACCTATCTCGCTCGATGAAGCATTTCTGGACGTGACTGAAAACAAAAAAGGTATTGATTTGGCCATCGATATTGCCAAAGAAATTAAGCAACGCATAAAAGAAGAAACAGGCCTTACAGCATCAGCGGGAGTTTCTTACAATAAATTTCTGGCAAAAGTAGCATCAGAACATCGTAAACCAGATGGTCTGTGCACCATTCATCCTCATAAAGCACAAGAATTTATAGACAAACTGCCAATAGAATCCTTCTGGGGAGTTGGTAAAGTGACAGCAAAGAAAATGCATGCATTAGGCATTCATAATGGTGCACTGCTTCGAATGAGTACTCCGGATTTTCTGACCTTACAATTTGGGAAAGCAGGAATGCTCTATTATAATTTTGCACATGGCATAGACCAGCGTGCTGTAGAATCAGAAAGAGAACGCAAATCGGTGGGATGTGAAACAACTTTCGAACACGATTTAGAAATAAATAGTTCTATTATAATAGAGTTATATCACGTTGCTCAAGAGCTTATACAAAGATTAGAAAAATCAGGTTTTAAAGGTTACACTCTTACATTGAAAATAAAATTTAATGATTTTACTCAGAAAACGCGTAGCATTAGCGAAGACCATCCACTCACAACATTAAAAGAAATTCTACCTTTAGCCAAAGAACTACTTAAAGGTGTAGATCTAGCCAATCACCCTATCCGCTTGTTGGGACTGAGTGTATCTAATCCTTGGGAAGAAATAGACTCTCGAGGATACAAGCAATTATTGTTTAAATTCAAATAG
- a CDS encoding nitroreductase family protein has translation MAIPTSRTKERGQIIINKDLCNGCGLCVSVCKDFSLTIENGKVKQSDNPLFGCLACGHCMMICPQQAITIEGRCTSTDDLIEMPSKEEAASYKSMLNLLYRRRSIREFKDVPVESELIDQILEAAQTAPMGLPPSDVHVLVFDSKEKVSAFAKDFCHYLENMKWFVSKWFLMLMRPIWGKANTELFKGFVRPCVYAYTDYMMKGENIVNYDAPVALYFYATPYSDPADPLIAATYAMLAAESLGLGTCFNGAVHPFIQNGKAARLFREKYGIKHKSREGIFLLIGYPKVKYTSSIKRTFASIDRI, from the coding sequence ATGGCTATCCCAACATCGAGAACTAAAGAACGTGGCCAAATAATAATAAACAAAGACCTTTGCAATGGCTGCGGACTATGTGTTTCTGTTTGCAAAGATTTTAGTCTGACAATTGAAAACGGAAAAGTAAAGCAGTCAGATAATCCATTATTCGGCTGTTTAGCTTGTGGACATTGCATGATGATATGTCCACAACAAGCAATCACCATTGAAGGAAGATGTACGTCAACCGATGATTTAATAGAAATGCCTTCCAAAGAAGAAGCTGCATCTTATAAATCAATGCTGAATTTACTGTACCGTCGCCGGAGTATCCGTGAGTTTAAAGATGTACCCGTTGAAAGTGAATTAATAGATCAAATATTAGAAGCTGCACAAACAGCACCAATGGGCTTACCACCCTCGGACGTGCATGTGTTAGTATTCGACAGCAAAGAAAAAGTTTCAGCATTTGCAAAAGACTTCTGTCATTATCTGGAAAATATGAAATGGTTTGTTTCCAAATGGTTTCTCATGCTAATGAGGCCAATCTGGGGAAAAGCAAACACAGAACTATTTAAAGGATTTGTTCGTCCTTGTGTTTACGCTTATACCGATTACATGATGAAAGGCGAAAACATTGTAAATTATGATGCACCGGTTGCACTATATTTTTACGCGACTCCCTATAGCGATCCGGCTGATCCGCTCATAGCTGCAACATACGCCATGCTTGCTGCCGAGTCATTGGGTTTGGGTACCTGCTTTAACGGTGCGGTACACCCATTTATCCAAAACGGAAAAGCAGCCAGACTATTTAGAGAAAAATATGGAATTAAACACAAAAGTCGTGAAGGTATATTCCTTCTTATTGGTTACCCGAAAGTAAAATACACATCAAGCATAAAACGAACATTCGCTTCAATCGATAGAATTTAG
- a CDS encoding porin family protein: MKKLFLLAAILLGCNSLINAQSSQTNATPVSWNAKAGLNISNWTGEGTDELDAKIGFKLGVGMEYALDNTWSLQPSLFLTSKGTKGTGEIEGYSAKITINQMYLELPVNLQARMPISNNTNFVIAAGPYFAYGVGGKTTGKVSVNGQSKSDDTDTFGSDGLKRFDAGLGFGVSLEFNKVIIGLESQLGLTKLGDADNAPKNINFGITAGYKF, from the coding sequence ATGAAAAAACTGTTTTTATTAGCGGCTATTTTATTAGGATGTAATTCCCTGATAAATGCACAAAGTTCTCAAACAAATGCAACTCCTGTTTCATGGAACGCAAAGGCTGGTCTGAATATTAGTAACTGGACAGGTGAAGGTACTGATGAATTAGATGCAAAAATTGGTTTTAAACTTGGCGTTGGCATGGAATATGCGTTAGATAATACATGGTCTTTGCAGCCATCTTTGTTCTTAACTTCAAAAGGAACAAAGGGAACAGGAGAAATTGAAGGATACAGCGCTAAAATAACTATTAACCAAATGTATCTTGAATTACCGGTTAATCTACAAGCAAGAATGCCAATTTCTAACAATACTAATTTTGTAATTGCAGCCGGTCCATATTTTGCATACGGTGTAGGTGGAAAAACAACAGGTAAGGTTAGTGTAAATGGTCAAAGTAAATCGGATGATACTGATACATTCGGTAGTGATGGCCTCAAAAGATTTGATGCCGGATTAGGTTTTGGAGTGTCATTAGAATTTAATAAAGTTATTATTGGACTTGAAAGTCAGCTTGGATTAACAAAATTAGGAGATGCTGATAATGCTCCAAAGAATATTAACTTTGGAATAACTGCTGGCTATAAATTCTAA
- a CDS encoding leucine-rich repeat domain-containing protein yields MKASVISKIILVVIFLLSYFKVEAQNIVSDTIKVSAGNLNSLLGDKKDLITNLTLKGKINGTDITTIRSMAKLTVLDMSKASIVKGGVFISSLYDDKIDVSNDEIPEEAFYAKDNLKTITLPENITAIGLKAFSDCTVLTAIIIPEGVTSIGTNAFYGCLKLTILSLPASITLIDYGAFQECSGLKEIHCKATTPPKITPFTFYGVPKSTCKLYVPTGISAQAKTVAGWNEFKIILEE; encoded by the coding sequence ATGAAAGCAAGTGTTATTTCTAAAATCATATTAGTTGTAATATTTCTGTTATCATACTTTAAAGTAGAAGCGCAGAATATTGTATCTGATACTATAAAAGTTTCTGCCGGAAATTTAAATTCACTTCTTGGAGATAAAAAAGATCTCATTACAAACTTAACTCTCAAAGGGAAAATAAACGGAACAGATATTACAACAATTCGAAGTATGGCAAAATTAACTGTACTCGATATGTCAAAAGCAAGTATAGTAAAAGGAGGCGTTTTTATAAGTTCTTTATATGATGATAAAATCGATGTATCAAATGACGAAATTCCTGAAGAAGCCTTCTATGCCAAAGATAATCTAAAAACAATAACCCTTCCTGAAAACATAACAGCAATCGGTCTTAAAGCATTTTCAGATTGCACAGTCCTCACTGCAATAATAATTCCCGAAGGGGTTACTTCTATTGGTACTAATGCATTTTATGGTTGCTTAAAACTAACAATCCTTTCTCTTCCGGCCAGTATTACTCTTATTGATTATGGTGCCTTTCAGGAATGTTCAGGATTAAAAGAAATACATTGTAAAGCTACTACTCCACCCAAGATCACCCCTTTTACATTCTACGGAGTACCTAAAAGTACCTGCAAATTATATGTTCCAACTGGAATTTCAGCACAAGCCAAAACTGTTGCAGGTTGGAATGAATTTAAAATCATCCTTGAAGAATAA
- the ccsA gene encoding cytochrome c biogenesis protein CcsA: MSWEYFSLFAIVSLCFWIFGAYAAWREKRPVFVHGFTIVGLTVFFIFILGMWISLERPPMRTMGETRLWYSFFLPLVGIITYSRWKYKWILSFSTILSLVFICINILKPEIHNKTLMPALQSPWFAPHVIVYMFAYAMLGAAAVMAIYLLWKKKQKISPMEMDLCDNLANVGLSFLTLGLLSGALWAKEAWGHYWSWDPKETWAAATWLSYLCYIHFRLHKRNEYRKALVILLMSFVLLQMCWYGINYLPSAQGTSIHTYNMR, from the coding sequence ATGAGTTGGGAATATTTTTCGTTGTTTGCCATAGTGTCTCTTTGCTTCTGGATTTTTGGTGCGTATGCTGCCTGGAGAGAGAAAAGGCCCGTATTTGTTCACGGATTTACAATAGTTGGATTAACAGTCTTCTTTATATTTATCTTAGGAATGTGGATTTCACTTGAACGTCCTCCTATGCGGACTATGGGCGAAACTCGTTTGTGGTATTCATTCTTCCTTCCGCTAGTGGGTATTATTACATATAGCCGATGGAAATATAAATGGATTCTTAGTTTTAGTACTATTCTGTCATTAGTATTTATTTGCATCAATATACTAAAGCCCGAGATACACAATAAAACATTGATGCCTGCATTACAAAGCCCTTGGTTTGCACCACATGTTATCGTATATATGTTTGCTTACGCAATGTTGGGTGCTGCCGCAGTAATGGCTATTTACCTTCTTTGGAAGAAGAAACAAAAAATATCGCCTATGGAGATGGATTTGTGTGATAATCTGGCTAATGTTGGATTATCATTCTTAACTCTTGGTTTACTATCCGGAGCCTTGTGGGCAAAAGAAGCATGGGGGCACTACTGGAGTTGGGATCCCAAAGAAACGTGGGCGGCCGCTACATGGTTAAGTTATTTATGCTACATTCATTTTCGTCTTCATAAAAGGAATGAATATCGAAAAGCGCTTGTTATACTTCTTATGTCTTTCGTGTTGTTGCAGATGTGTTGGTATGGAATTAATTATTTACCATCAGCACAAGGAACAAGTATTCATACATATAATATGAGATAG
- a CDS encoding cytochrome c biogenesis protein ResB translates to MWKQPWGFKEGYSICIGLFITGTMLQISIGKLNLDALAYPVNLISGIGYFLLLTVLYLKYKKSSYIVSWLSSYQAAISSMSSMVFMIVLMGLIKQAPGYITMEGNFIGFSQMLSAWSFALLFLWMIIILSMTIIRRLNHFKWSDISFMLNHIGLLLALVGSILGSADIQKLEMTTMAGRPEWRALNERKEVVELPLAIELHKFSIKEYPPKLMLIDNETGASLPQGKSATFLVEPGLGAGQLLDWTISVKKYLTYAASVPSVDTLRYVEFHSFGATKALYVKAINHKTGISREGWVSCGNFMFPYNAIKLDDKVSLVMPELEPQRFYSNVTVYLESKKVKDATIEVNKPFEIDGWKIYQLSYDESKGRWSEVSVFQLVKDPWLPVVYTGILMMVVGAICMFTMAKKNKEDKV, encoded by the coding sequence ATGTGGAAACAACCTTGGGGATTTAAAGAAGGATATTCAATCTGTATCGGATTATTTATTACGGGCACAATGCTCCAGATCTCAATTGGAAAATTAAATCTTGATGCTCTTGCATATCCTGTTAATCTGATTTCAGGAATTGGATATTTTTTATTGCTAACGGTATTATATCTTAAATACAAGAAATCATCTTATATAGTTAGCTGGCTTAGTAGTTATCAGGCTGCCATATCTTCCATGTCATCTATGGTATTTATGATTGTTTTGATGGGACTAATCAAGCAGGCTCCCGGTTATATTACGATGGAAGGTAACTTCATTGGATTCTCTCAGATGCTTTCAGCATGGTCTTTCGCACTATTATTTCTTTGGATGATTATTATTTTATCAATGACAATAATAAGAAGATTGAACCATTTTAAGTGGAGTGATATATCTTTTATGTTGAATCATATCGGTTTATTGTTGGCGCTGGTTGGTTCTATTTTAGGAAGTGCAGATATTCAAAAACTCGAAATGACTACAATGGCCGGCAGACCTGAATGGCGTGCTTTAAATGAACGAAAGGAAGTTGTTGAATTGCCTTTAGCTATTGAATTGCATAAATTTTCAATTAAAGAGTATCCACCTAAATTAATGCTGATCGACAACGAAACAGGCGCATCTCTTCCTCAAGGAAAGTCTGCCACGTTTTTAGTAGAGCCTGGCCTTGGAGCCGGTCAGCTGCTTGACTGGACTATCTCAGTAAAAAAGTATCTTACATATGCTGCAAGTGTGCCATCAGTAGATACACTTCGGTATGTTGAGTTTCATTCTTTTGGAGCAACAAAAGCTCTTTATGTGAAAGCAATAAATCATAAAACAGGCATATCTCGTGAAGGGTGGGTGAGTTGCGGAAACTTTATGTTTCCTTACAATGCAATAAAGTTGGATGATAAAGTGAGTCTGGTAATGCCTGAACTGGAACCACAACGTTTTTATTCGAATGTAACAGTATATTTAGAATCCAAGAAAGTTAAAGATGCAACAATTGAGGTGAATAAGCCTTTTGAAATTGATGGATGGAAAATTTATCAATTAAGTTATGATGAATCAAAAGGCAGGTGGAGTGAGGTTAGTGTGTTCCAGTTAGTAAAAGATCCATGGTTACCAGTAGTGTATACAGGTATATTAATGATGGTAGTTGGGGCAATATGTATGTTTACTATGGCTAAAAAGAATAAGGAGGATAAAGTATGA
- the nrfA gene encoding ammonia-forming cytochrome c nitrite reductase: MEKKLKAWQGWLLFGGTMVIVFVLGLIVASLMEHRAEVVSIYNNRKVDIKGIEARNEIFRDNYPREYQTWSETADTSFKSEFNGNQAVDVLEQRPEMVILWAGYAFSKEYKTPRGHMHAIEDISETLRTGAPKTDKDGPQPSTCWTCKSPDVPRMMESIGVNAFYNNKWSAFGSEIVNPIGCSDCHESKTMNLHISRPALREAFARQGRDIDKATPQEMRSLVCAQCHVEYYFKKDGNYLTFPWDKGMTVEKIEEYYDKVNHSDYKNALSRAPILKAQHPDFEIFQLGIHGQRGVSCADCHMPYENEGGIKYSDHHIQSPLASIDRTCQVCHRETEETLRNNVYERQRKCNEIRTRLEKELAKAHIEAKFAWDKGATEVQMKEALNLIRQAQWRWDFSVASHGAAFHAPQEVQRMLSHGIDRALQARLAIAKVLAKNGYTADVPIPDISTKAKAQKYIGLDIPKEQKAKNEFLKTIVPRWIEKAKANGRFAKI; encoded by the coding sequence ATGGAAAAGAAACTGAAAGCATGGCAAGGATGGTTGTTGTTTGGAGGAACAATGGTCATTGTTTTTGTGTTAGGATTGATAGTTGCATCCTTAATGGAACACAGAGCAGAAGTGGTTAGTATCTATAACAACAGAAAAGTAGATATAAAGGGCATCGAGGCCAGGAATGAAATCTTCAGAGATAACTATCCGCGAGAGTATCAAACTTGGTCAGAGACGGCAGATACGAGTTTTAAAAGTGAATTTAATGGCAATCAGGCTGTGGATGTGTTAGAACAACGCCCCGAAATGGTAATTCTTTGGGCCGGATATGCTTTTTCAAAAGAATATAAAACGCCGAGAGGACATATGCATGCTATTGAAGATATCAGTGAAACTCTCAGAACCGGAGCGCCTAAAACGGATAAAGATGGTCCTCAGCCTTCAACTTGCTGGACATGTAAAAGTCCGGATGTTCCTCGTATGATGGAATCAATAGGAGTAAATGCGTTCTATAATAATAAATGGTCTGCTTTTGGCAGCGAGATTGTTAATCCAATAGGTTGTTCTGATTGCCATGAATCAAAAACAATGAATCTGCATATAAGTCGTCCTGCTTTGCGTGAGGCTTTTGCTCGTCAGGGAAGGGATATTGATAAAGCAACTCCCCAAGAAATGAGATCGTTGGTTTGTGCTCAATGTCACGTTGAGTATTATTTCAAAAAAGATGGCAATTATCTTACATTTCCTTGGGATAAAGGAATGACTGTAGAAAAAATTGAAGAATATTACGATAAAGTTAACCACTCTGATTACAAGAATGCTTTAAGCAGAGCTCCTATACTAAAAGCTCAGCATCCTGATTTTGAAATATTCCAATTAGGTATTCATGGACAGAGAGGTGTTTCTTGTGCCGACTGTCATATGCCGTATGAAAATGAAGGAGGAATAAAATATAGCGATCATCATATTCAAAGTCCTTTAGCATCTATAGACAGAACCTGTCAGGTTTGTCACCGCGAAACTGAAGAAACGCTTCGCAATAATGTGTATGAAAGACAAAGAAAATGCAATGAAATACGCACTCGTCTGGAAAAAGAACTAGCCAAAGCACACATAGAAGCTAAATTTGCATGGGATAAAGGAGCTACTGAAGTGCAGATGAAAGAGGCTTTGAATTTGATTCGTCAGGCTCAATGGAGATGGGACTTTTCTGTTGCATCTCATGGAGCTGCATTTCATGCTCCTCAGGAAGTTCAGCGCATGTTGAGTCATGGAATAGACAGAGCATTGCAAGCTCGTTTGGCTATTGCTAAAGTTTTGGCAAAGAATGGTTACACTGCAGATGTGCCAATTCCTGACATTTCTACAAAAGCTAAAGCTCAGAAATATATTGGTTTGGATATACCAAAAGAACAAAAAGCAAAAAATGAATTTCTTAAAACGATTGTTCCACGCTGGATTGAGAAAGCAAAAGCTAACGGACGTTTTGCAAAGATTTAA
- the nrfH gene encoding cytochrome c nitrite reductase small subunit: MDIRIRYSHKLILIILLGVIAGSGCLFLYLLRVQDYLGDSPAACVNCHVMGPYYATWQHSSHNRGTTCNDCHVPHENIAKKYFFKANDGLRHTYKFLTNSERQTIQAIPSSAEVIMNNCIRCHTQLNTEFVKTGRVDYMMTQVGEGKACWDCHRQVTHGGTNSLSSTPYAMVPYPKSPVPEWLKNIIK, from the coding sequence ATGGATATAAGAATCAGATACTCTCACAAGCTAATATTAATCATTCTTCTAGGAGTGATTGCGGGTAGTGGATGTCTGTTTCTTTACTTGCTAAGAGTGCAAGATTACCTGGGAGATAGTCCGGCAGCTTGTGTCAATTGTCATGTAATGGGGCCATATTATGCTACCTGGCAACATAGTTCTCACAATAGGGGGACTACCTGTAATGATTGCCACGTTCCTCACGAAAATATTGCAAAAAAATATTTCTTCAAGGCAAATGATGGCCTCAGACACACATATAAGTTTTTAACCAACAGTGAGAGGCAAACTATTCAGGCAATTCCGTCAAGTGCAGAAGTTATAATGAATAACTGTATCCGTTGCCACACTCAATTAAATACTGAATTTGTAAAAACCGGTAGAGTGGATTACATGATGACCCAGGTTGGAGAAGGTAAAGCTTGTTGGGATTGTCATCGACAAGTTACCCATGGAGGAACTAACAGTCTCTCTTCAACTCCTTACGCAATGGTTCCTTATCCGAAATCGCCTGTACCCGAATGGTTGAAGAATATAATTAAATAG
- a CDS encoding LacI family DNA-binding transcriptional regulator: MINDTENIRIKDIAKMAGVSAGTVDRVLHNRGRVSEENLKKVNAVLKMVNYQPNLIARFLASKKQYKIIAIIPSFKKGEYWESISKGIDKAGNEFEDYGVHIQKLYFDQYDNNSLKKTVDELFQRSFDAVLIASLFANSVISISEKLDELNIPYSYIDSNISGQNQLAYFGTNSFDSGVIGAKILLNSIGKDANILVSRMIHSGDQNSNQSINREAGFNSYLNTVGYTGKVHYVDLKIGSSVFNFSVLDAFFESQNNIKGIIVFNSTCHKLANYIKIRDIRNLVVVGYDVIEENANALREGYITALIAQRPQLQGYNGIKSLCEYLILKKRPQKENFMPIDILMKENVDYYNEQ, encoded by the coding sequence ATGATAAACGATACAGAAAATATAAGAATTAAAGATATAGCCAAAATGGCTGGAGTTTCTGCCGGGACTGTCGACAGAGTACTTCATAACCGCGGACGCGTTTCTGAGGAGAATCTTAAGAAAGTAAACGCTGTACTTAAGATGGTTAATTATCAGCCAAACTTGATAGCAAGATTTTTAGCTTCAAAAAAACAATATAAAATAATAGCCATAATTCCCTCTTTCAAGAAAGGAGAATATTGGGAAAGTATTTCTAAAGGGATTGATAAGGCTGGCAATGAGTTTGAAGATTATGGGGTGCATATTCAAAAACTATATTTTGATCAATACGACAATAACTCTTTGAAGAAAACTGTAGATGAGCTTTTTCAAAGAAGTTTTGATGCAGTTCTAATTGCTTCACTTTTTGCAAATTCTGTAATTAGTATTTCTGAAAAACTAGACGAATTGAATATTCCCTATAGTTATATTGACTCAAATATTTCAGGGCAAAACCAGCTTGCATATTTTGGTACCAATTCCTTTGACAGTGGTGTTATAGGTGCAAAGATATTGCTAAATTCAATTGGTAAAGACGCAAATATACTGGTATCAAGGATGATTCACAGCGGAGATCAGAATTCCAATCAAAGTATTAACAGAGAAGCCGGATTTAATAGCTATCTAAATACTGTGGGCTACACAGGAAAAGTTCATTATGTGGATTTAAAGATAGGCAGTTCTGTATTCAACTTCAGTGTACTTGATGCGTTCTTTGAGAGTCAAAACAATATAAAAGGAATAATAGTTTTCAACTCTACATGTCACAAGTTGGCTAATTACATAAAAATAAGAGACATCCGTAACCTGGTAGTTGTAGGATATGATGTAATTGAAGAAAATGCAAATGCATTAAGAGAAGGCTATATAACCGCACTAATAGCTCAAAGACCGCAGCTTCAGGGTTATAACGGAATTAAATCTTTATGCGAATATTTAATACTCAAAAAAAGACCGCAAAAAGAGAATTTTATGCCTATTGATATCCTGATGAAGGAAAACGTAGATTATTATAATGAACAATAG